One window of the Populus nigra chromosome 4, ddPopNigr1.1, whole genome shotgun sequence genome contains the following:
- the LOC133691031 gene encoding synaptotagmin-2-like — protein MGILSSILGFCGFGIGTSIGIVIGYYMFIYFQPTDVKDPVVRPLIEQDSKTLQRLLPEIPQWVKNPDYDRVDWLNKLIENMWPYINTAICKTARNIAKPIIAEQIPKYKIDSVEFETLTLGSLPPNFPGMKVYVTDEKELIMEPVLKWAGNPDITIAVKAFGLKATVQVVDLQVFAAPRITLKPLLPVFPCFANIYVSLLEKPHVDFGLKLLGADAMSIPGLYKFVQELIKDQVANMYLWPKCLVVPIMDPSKAMKRPVGILAVKVLRAMKLKKKDLLGASDPYVKLKLTEDKHHSNKTTVKHKNLNPEWNEEFNITVKDPESQALEVLVYDWEQVGKHDKMGMNVIPLKELTPDEPKVLTLDLLKNMDPNDVQNEKSRGQIVVELVYKPFKEDEIPKDIDDPNAVAKAPEGTPAGGGLFVVIVHEAQDVEGKHHTNPYARLLFKGEEKRTKQVKKSRDPRWEEEFQFVLEEAPTNERLHVEVVSSSSRMGLLHPKENLGYVVINLADVVNNKRINEKYHLIDSKNGRIQVELQWRTS, from the exons GATCCTGTAGTCCGTCCTTTGATTGAACAAGACTCAAAAACTTTGCAACGTTTGCTTCCAGAAATACCCCAGTGGGTGAAGAATCCAGATTATGATCGG GTTGACTGGCTTAACAAATTGATTGAGAACATGTGGCCTTACATAAATACG GCAATTTGCAAGACTGCAAGGAATATAGCAAAGCCCATTATTGCTGAGCAAATTCCAAAATACAAAATTGACTCTGTTGAATTTGAAACACTTACCTTGGGCTCCCTGCCACCAAATTTTCCAG GAATGAAAGTTTATGTCACTGATGAGAAAGAGCTGATCATGGAACCAGTATTGAAGTGGGCTGGGAATCCAGATATAACTATTGCGGTTAAAGCATTTGGTCTGAAAGCCACAGTTCAG GTGGTTGATTTGCAAGTATTTGCTGCTCCTCGTATCACCCTAAAGCCTTTGCTTCCAGTATTTCCTTGTTTTGCCAATATATATGTGTCTCTGCTAGAGAAG CCACATGTTGACTTTGGATTGAAATTGCTTGGAGCAGATGCTATGTCCATTCCCGGCCTGTACAAATTTGTCCAg GAGCTTATCAAAGATCAGGTTGCAAATATGTATTTATGGCCAAAATGCCTGGTAGTACCAATCATGGATCCTTCAAA AGCCATGAAGCGACCTGTTGGGATACTCGCTGTGAAGGTTCTGAGGGCAATGAAGCTTAAAAAGAAAGATCTGTTAGGGGCATCAGACCCATATGTGAAATTAAAGCTTACCGAAGATAAGCatcattcaaataaaacaacTGTTAAACACAAAAACTTGAACCCTGAATGGAATGAGGAGTTCAATATCACTGTTAAAGACCCGGAATCTCAAGCCTTGGAGGTTCTTGTCTATGATTGGGAACAG GTTGGCAAACATGACAAGATGGGTATGAATGTCATTCCACTGAAAGAGCTGACTCCTGATGAACCAAAAGTTCTTACACTTGATCTGCTAAAAAATATGGACCCAAATGATGTTCAAAATGAGAAATCACGCGGACAGATTGTTGTTGAATTGGTATACAAACCTTTTAAGGAAGATGAGATACCAAAAGATATCGATGATCCAAATGCTGTGGCAAAAGCTCCTGAAGGTACACCTGCTGGTGGTGGTCTGTTTGTAGTTATTGTGCACGAAGCTCAAGATGTGGAAGGAAAACACCACACAAATCCTTACGCTCGATTACTTTTCAAAGGGGAGGAGAAAAGAACTAAG CAAGTGAAGAAAAGCAGAGATCCGAGATGGGAAGAAGAGTTTCAGTTCGTGCTGGAGGAAGCACCCACGAATGAAAGACTTCATGTGGAAGTTGTTAGCTCCTCCTCAAGGATGGGTCTATTGCATCCTAAG GAAAACCTGGGTTATGTGGTGATAAACCTAGCAGATGTCGTAAACAACAAGAGAATCAACGAGAAGTACCATCTCATTGACTCCAAGAATGGCCGAATCCAAGTTGAGCTGCAATGGAGAACATCTTAA
- the LOC133691355 gene encoding receptor protein kinase CLAVATA1-like: MGTLLCLLLPFLVLLFTACSGYSELEVLLKLKSSMYGHNGTGLEDWVASPTSPSAHCFFSGVTCDESSRVVSLNLSFRHLPGSIPPEIGLLNKLVNLTLANDNLTGELPAEIAMLKSLRILNISGNAIGGNFSGKITPGMTQLEVLDIYNNNCSGPLPIEIANLKKLKHLHLGGNFFSGKIPEEYSEIMSLEFLGLSGNDLSGKVPSSLSKLKNLKSLCIGYYNHYEGGIPPEFGSLSNLELLDMGSCNLNGEIPSTLGQLTHLHSLFLQFNNLTGYIPSELSGLISLKSLDLSINNLTGEIPESFSALKNLTLINLFQNKLHGPIPDFVGDFPNLEVLQVWGNIFTFELPKQLGRNGKLMYLDVSYNHLTGLVPRDLCKGGKLKTLILMNNFFIGSLPEEIGQCKSLLKIRIICNLFTGTIPAGIFNLPLVTQIELSHNYFSGELPPEISGDALGSLSVSDNRITGRIPRAIGNLKSLQFLSLEMNRLSGEIPDEIFSLEILSKISIRANNISGEIPASMFHCTSLTSVDFSQNSISGEIPKEITKLKDLSILDLSRNQLTGQLPCEIRYMTSLTTLNLSYNNLFGRIPSVGQFLAFNDSSFLGNPNLCVARNDSCSFGGHGHRRSFNTSKLMITVIALVTALLLIAVTVYRLRKKNLQKSRAWKLTAFQRLDFKAEDVLECLKEENIIGKGGAGIVYRGSMPEGIDHVAIKRLVGRGTGRSDHGFSAEIQTLGRIRHRNIVRLLGYVSNKDTNLLLYEYMPNGSLGELLHCSKGGHLHWETRYRIAVEAAKGLCYLHHDCSPLIIHRDVKSNNILLDSDFEAHVADFGLAKFLQDAGASECMSSIAGSYGYIAPEYAYTLKVDEKSDVYSFGVVLLELIAGRKPVGEFGDGVDIVRWVRKTTSELSQPSEAASVLAVVDPRLSGYPLTGAIHLFKIAMLCVKDESSDRPTMREVVHMLTNPPQSAPSLLTL, translated from the exons ATGGGAACTCTTCTgtgtcttcttcttccttttcttgtaCTACTGTTCACTGCTTGCAGTGGATACAGTGAACTTGAAGTCCTCTTGAAGCTGAAATCTTCCATGTACGGACATAATGGCACTGGCCTTGAAGATTGGGTGGCTTCTCCTACATCTCCTTCAGCTCATTGTTTCTTCTCTGGAGTCACGTGTGATGAGAGCTCACGTGTGGTGTCACTTAATTTGTCGTTCAGACATCTTCCTGGTTCAATTCCTCCAGAGATTGGGTTGTTGAACAAGCTTGTGAATCTTACTTTGGCCAATGATAATCTCACGGGGGAACTTCCTGCGGAGATAGCCATGCTTAAATCTCTCAGGATTTTGAACATTTCTGGCAATGCTATTGGTGGGAATTTCTCTGGAAAGATCACTCCTGGCATGACACAGCTTGAGGTTCTTGATATTTACAACAATAATTGCTCGGGTCCACTGCCAATTGAAATTGCAAACCTGAAAAAACTCAAGCATCTTCACCTGGGAGGGAATTTCTTTTCTGGTAAAATACCAGAGGAGTACTCGGAGATTATGAGCTTGGAGTTCTTAGGCTTGAGTGGTAATGACCTTTCAGGCAAAGTTCCTTCTAGCTTGTCTAAGCTGAAGAATCTCAAGAGCTTGTGCATTGGGTACTATAACCATTACGAAGGAGGTATTCCACCTGAATTTGGATCATTGAGTAATCTTGAACTTCTTGACATGGGTTCTTGCAACCTTAATGGTGAGATTCCTTCTACTCTAGGCCAATTAACCCATCTGCATTCGCTGtttcttcaattcaataatCTCACTGGATATATCCCTTCGGAATTATCTGGTCTAATTAGCTTGAAATCACTTGATCTTTCAATCAACAACCTCACTGGGGAGATACCCGAGAGTTTTTCAGCTTTGAAAAACTTAACACTCATCAATCTCTTTCAAAACAAGCTGCACGGTCCAATCCCAGACTTTGTTGGTGATTTTCCAAACCTTGAGGTGCTTCAGGTTTGGGGAAACATCTTCACATTTGAGCTTCCCAAACAGCTCGGCCGGAATGGGAAGCTGATGTATCTGGACGTGTCATATAATCACTTGACAGGATTGGTTCCTCGGGACTTATGCAAGGGAGGGAAATTGAAGACGTTGATTCTCATGAATAATTTCTTCATTGGATCACTTCCTGAAGAAATTGGCCAGTGCAAGTCCTTGCTCAAAATCAGAATCATTTGTAATCTCTTTACAGGCACTATCCCTGCTGGGATCTTTAATTTACCTTTGGTGACCCAAATTGAGTTGAGCCATAACTATTTCTCCGGCGAGCTTCCACCGGAGATTTCAGGAGATGCACTAGGCTCTCTTTCGGTTTCTGACAATCGGATTACTGGTAGAATCCCCCGGGCTATTGGGAATTTGAAGAGTTTGCAGTTTCTATCTCTGGAAATGAACAGACTTTCTGGTGAAATTCCTGATGAAATCTTCAGTCTGGAGATCCTCTCCAAGATCAGCATCCGTGCCAACAACATTAGCGGTGAAATCCCAGCTTCCATGTTCCATTGCACTTCACTTACATCCGTTGATTTCAGTCAAAACAGCATCAGTGGGGAGATTCCAAAGGAGATTACTAAACTGAAGGATTTGAGTATTCTTGATCTCTCTCGAAATCAGCTTACTGGTCAACTACCGTGTGAAATTCGATACATGACAAGTCTTACAACTCTAAACCTCTCCTACAACAATTTATTTGGCCGGATCCCTTCTGTCGGCCAATTCCTGGCGTTCAATGACAGCTCATTTCTTGGAAATCCAAATCTCTGTGTAGCAAGAAATGACTCTTGCTCATTTGGTGGTCATGGCCATAGAAGGTCCTTTAATACTTCAAAGCTAATGATCACTGTCATTGCTCTTGTCACTGCGTTGCTGTTAATAGCAGTGACAGTTTACAGATTGAGAAAGAAGAATCTGCAGAAATCACGGGCCTGGAAGCTCACTGCATTCCAAAGGCTCGATTTCAAAGCAGAGGATGTGCTCGAGTGCTTGAAAGAGGAAAACATTATAGGCAAAGGTGGCGCTGGGATTGTCTACCGTGGGTCAATGCCAGAGGGTATTGATCATGTAGCTATCAAACGACTTGTTGGTAGAGGCACCGGACGAAGCGATCATGGCTTCTCAGCCGAGATTCAAACACTTGGAAGGATCAGGCACCGAAATATTGTAAGGCTGCTGGGGTACGTATCAAATAAGGATACCAACTTGCTGTTGTATGAGTACATGCCAAATGGGAGCTTAGGAGAGCTTTTGCATTGTTCAAAGGGAGGCCATTTGCATTGGGAAACCAGGTACAGAATTGCTGTGGAGGCTGCCAAGGGACTCTGTTATCTTCACCATGATTGCTCTCCTTTGATTATACATAGGGATGTGAAGTCCAATAACATATTGCTTGATTCGGATTTTGAGGCTCATGTTGCTGATTTTGGGCTGGCCAAGTTCTTGCAAGATGCAGGTGCATCAGAATGCATGTCCTCTATTGCTGGCTCCTATGGTTACATTGCTCCAG AATACGCTTACACATTGAAAGTGGACGAAAAAAGTGATGTTTACAGCTTCGGTGTTGTGCTGCTGGAGCTGATAGCAGGGAGGAAGCCAGTAGGGGAGTTTGGAGATGGGGTGGACATAGTGAGATGGGTCAGGAAGACCACGTCAGAACTATCTCAGCCATCCGAAGCAGCTTCAGTCTTGGCAGTTGTGGACCCCAGGCTTAGTGGGTACCCTCTAACAGGTGCCATTCACCTGTTTAAGATAGCTATGTTGTGTGTAAAAGATGAGAGCTCAGACCGGCCTACCATGAGGGAAGTGGTTCACATGCTCACCAATCCTCCACAGTCAGCCCCAAGCCTCCTCACCCTTTAG
- the LOC133692274 gene encoding uncharacterized protein LOC133692274: MTLEDFFTLTEMKDGLTAPSRVHELVAVMQKEKHGVLNNVGDSTRQWAAVASTIAATENKDCLDLFVNLNGLLFIDRWLTTAQKFSNETSEGSVEESITALLRALEKLQIDKERSISSGVWGTVNNLLDHSSSRVQDRARALFDSWKPGEVSDAIHHDVQSVGAFDDVRMNDSETGKTECVAVKVPLSNGSADVENNAAEQTGDESLQSRNSNCLQAESVQDVLIQTNDCDHQILDHRNLEDRTQVPLTAAVDRSLDPVNTSVVSKSDQESLSLKEKSPVSSAVEENVSTEPDSEAPKMLTDKSASSSKVEPGAISSSNVAAIAEEIVSESALQNNVDAKEDNCCTSTSGSSVVAIPVSTSKIGTDEVENRDQCQTPIFNSGAEDGEFSPDPPQHLAGNKSPLEKPDKFGSLFSRMEDVGASDDDREHSSDRAEDNSDFSKPTTDKCSPDLIGRRRSDIELEYGMVDALEVARQVAQEVEREVGDYREQSCSSSSEKILESGIKQPGSPDSINGERDLSTEIPPENVPTRLNQSSETCAEQEGRLIDSSNLENETENGMHDLESSQVTEVAQEPEVNTEKGLCDFDLNEEVCSDDMVLPMNTSPALISIVSASRPAAASGSPAAPLQFEGNLGWRGSAATSAFRPASPRKTSDGDKTVETVEAGGSSNCSKQRQVCLDIDLNVAEGGEEKVVDLISSRQIPVSSGFHSGESSLEVGSRRPERPNLDLNRTSDDGDASLTDLRMEGQLFYPRNGHRSPSPASSSSSMQPSLRNFDLNDRPFFHNDSLDHGLYHSKSSQTASVFGGSKLGDPVISIMGTRVEVGNRTEVVKKDFIPQAPSLPNSKPLEPVMGANLARMGGVLGMVPALSYTHAPVFGYSALPTAPAISIPSAMYGSAGSIPYMMDSRGTPVMPQIMGSAPSVPPYSQQPFIMSMSGAPLSLNGAGPSRPSFDLNSGFAMDGGSTGGLCQLFMPGQGSSQPSSSTGAGGKRKEPDSGWEHAYSLQYKHPQPPWR; this comes from the coding sequence ATGACACTTGAAGATTTCTTTACCCTGACTGAGATGAAGGATGGGCTCACAGCCCCTTCACGAGTCCATGAGTTGGTTGCTGTAATGCAGAAAGAGAAACATGGTGTTTTGAATAATGTTGGAGATTCAACCAGGCAATGGGCTGCTGTTGCAAGCACAATTGCTGCTACAGAGAATAAAGATTGTCTTGATCTTTTTGTTAACTTAAATGGACTATTGTTTATTGATAGATGGTTAACGACTGCTCAGAAGTTCAGTAATGAAACAAGTGAAGGCTCTGTAGAAGAGTCAATTACTGCCTTATTAAGGGCTCTGGAAAAGCTGCAAATAGACAAGGAGAGGTCCATTTCTTCAGGGGTCTGGGGCACTGTTAATAATCTTCTTGACCACAGTAGTTCTCGGGTTCAGGATAGGGCAAGGGCATTGTTTGATAGCTGGAAGCCTGGCGAGGTTAGTGATGCAATTCACCATGATGTTCAGAGTGTTGGGGCATTTGATGATGTTAGAATGAATGACAGCGAGACTGGAAAAACTGAATGTGTTGCTGTCAAAGTTCCTCTTTCAAATGGAAGTGCTGATGTAGAAAATAACGCTGCAGAACAAACTGGGGATGAAAGTTTGcaatcaagaaactcaaattGTCTTCAAGCAGAAAGCGTGCAGGATGTACTGATTCAAACTAATGATTGTGATCATCAAATTTTAGACCATAGAAATTTGGAGGATAGAACGCAAGTTCCTCTTACTGCTGCTGTGGATAGATCATTAGATCCTGTTAACACCTCTGTTGTGTCAAAATCTGATCAAGAAAGCCTGTCACTGAAAGAAAAGTCCCCAGTAAGTAGTGCTGTGGAAGAGAATGTTTCCACTGAGCCAGATTCAGAAGCTCCAAAGATGCTCACTGACAAATCAGCCTCTTCTAGCAAAGTGGAACCTGGAGCTATTTCCTCGAGCAATGTTGCTGCAATTGCTGAGGAAATTGTGTCAGAATCTGCTTTGCAAAATAATGTTGATGCCAAAGAGGATAATTGCTGTACAAGTACAAGTGGATCCAGTGTTGTGGCAATACCCGTATCTACATCAAAAATTGGGACAGATGAAGTGGAGAATAGAGATCAATGTCAAACACCTATATTTAACTCCGGTGCTGAAGATGGTGAATTTTCTCCTGACCCTCCACAGCACTTGGCTGGCAACAAGAGCCCATTGGAAAAACCTGACAAGTTTGGGAGTCTGTTTTCACGGATGGAAGATGTTGGTGCCAGTGATGATGATAGAGAACATAGCAGTGACAGGGCTGAGGATAATTCTGATTTCTCTAAACCAACCACAGATAAATGTAGTCCGGATTTGATTGGCAGAAGAAGATCTGATATTGAGCTTGAGTATGGCATGGTTGATGCTCTTGAAGTTGCTCGACAAGTTGCTCAAGAAGTGGAGAGAGAAGTTGGAGATTACAGAGAACAATCCTGCAGCTCGTCTTCTGAGAAAATCTTGGAAAGTGGTATTAAGCAGCCAGGTAGCCCAGATTCCATAAATGGAGAGCGGGACCTATCCACTGAGATCCCTCCGGAAAATGTGCCAACTAGACTGAATCAGTCTTCTGAGACGTGTGCTGAGCAAGAGGGGCGCTTAATTGATTCAAGTAATCTGGAAAATGAAACAGAGAATGGCATGCATGACCTGGAGTCTTCTCAGGTTACTGAAGTGGCTCAAGAACCAGAAGTTAATACAGAGAAAGGCCTGtgtgattttgatttgaatGAAGAAGTCTGTTCCGATGATATGGTTCTTCCTATGAATACATCCCCCGCCCTGATTTCCATTGTTTCGGCTTCAAGGCCTGCAGCAGCTTCTGGATCGCCTGCAGCTCCTTTGCAGTTTGAGGGAAATCTTGGATGGAGAGGTTCTGCAGCTACTAGTGCTTTTCGTCCAGCTTCCCCACGCAAGACTTCTGACGGGGACAAGACTGTTGAGACTGTTGAGGCTGGGGGAAGCAGCAATTGTTCAAAACAAAGGCAGGTGTGCCTTGATATTGATCTCAATGTGGCCGAGGGTGGAGAGGAGAAGGTTGTGGATTTAATTTCTTCAAGACAAATTCCAGTCTCATCAGGCTTCCATTCTGGGGAATCTTCTTTAGAAGTGGGCTCGAGAAGACCAGAGAGGCCCAACCTGGATTTAAATCGTACCAGTGATGATGGTGATGCTTCACTGACTGATCTGAGAATGGAGGGGCAGCTATTTTACCCACGGAACGGCCATCGTAGTCCATCTcctgcttcttcatcttcttcaatgcAGCCTTCTCTGAGGAACTTTGATTTAAATGATAGACCTTTCTTTCATAATGACTCTTTGGATCACGGGCTGTATCATAGCAAGTCCTCCCAAACTGCAAGTGTTTTTGGAGGATCTAAACTAGGTGATCCTGTTATTTCTATCATGGGTACTAGAGTGGAAGTGGGCAATCGAACGGAAGTTGTCAAAAAAGATTTCATTCCGCAGGCTCCGTCCCTGCCAAACAGCAAGCCTCTGGAACCTGTAATGGGTGCTAATCTTGCAAGAATGGGAGGTGTTTTGGGTATGGTTCCCGCTCTGTCATACACTCATGCTCCTGTTTTTGGGTACAGTGCATTGCCAACAGCACCCGCCATATCCATTCCTTCAGCTATGTATGGTTCTGCTGGCTCCATCCCTTATATGATGGATTCAAGGGGAACCCCTGTCATGCCTCAAATAATGGGCTCTGCACCATCTGTTCCTCCTTACTCCCAGCAACCATTCATAATGAGTATGAGTGGTGCACCCCTGAGTTTAAATGGCGCTGGGCCCTCACGGCCTAGCTTTGACTTAAATTCTGGTTTTGCAATGGATGGAGGAAGCACGGGTGGTTTGTGCCAGCTGTTCATGCCTGGCCAAGGCAGCTCACAACCTTCTTCAAGCACTGGAGCGGGTGGGAAAAGGAAGGAACCAGATAGTGGGTGGGAACATGCCTACTCGTTACAATATAAGCATCCGCAACCCCCATGGAGATAG
- the LOC133691936 gene encoding DEAD-box ATP-dependent RNA helicase 28-like: protein MYMWQDSIWHIVCTCILCFSGFIDHQTRPTIAVLKFCYVQRVLSCSFQSEMSCLYRNAGKWKKIRRKILDYRRVKAAEAVKKALDAGKIVQKKAGKKSKPPPERTQSRTEEMRELFQRDMSERKQKRSSGTRNRKSKNSSKSKSRYKRR from the exons ATGTATATGTGGCAGGATTCGATTTGGCATATTGTATGTACATGTATCTTGTGCTTTTCAGGTTTCATAGATCATCAAACCAGGCCAACTATTGCAGTGCTAAAGTTTTGTTATGTGCAGAGGGTTCTTTCATGCTCCTTTCAAAGTGAAATGAGTTGCTTGTATCGCAATGCAGGGaagtggaaaaaaataagaaggaaaATACTGGACTACCGTCGGGTGAAAGCAGCAGAGGCTGTGAAGAAGGCATTGGATGCTGGCAAGATTGTGCAGAAGAAGGCTGGTAAGAAATCAAAGCCGCCTCCTGAAAGAACTCAATCGAGGACAGAAGAAATGCGGGAGCTGTTCCAGAGGGACATGAGTGAGAGAAAGCAGAAGAGAAGTAGTGGAACAAGAAACAGGAAGTCCAAGAATTCATCTAAGAGCAAATCAAG GTATAAGCGGAGGTAG
- the LOC133691481 gene encoding uncharacterized protein LOC133691481, whose amino-acid sequence MALSDAVIGNLTTIYVAVIAGIKAYGLVCGRSFSGVFVLIVSTAVVSLILIGTLTWDISRKAMYAISQDRVNNVHEMCKGGICWHGVAVRSPASQVRFRLPQR is encoded by the coding sequence ATGGCGCTGTCTGATGCGGTGATAGGGAATCTTACGACGATCTACGTGGCGGTGATAGCGGGAATTAAGGCTTACGGGCTGGTCTGTGGAAGGAGCTTCAGTGGTGTATTCGTGCTGATTGTGTCTACTGCTGTTGTGAGTTTAATCTTGATTGGGACGCTGACGTGGGATATTTCTCGTAAAGCCATGTATGCGATTTCCCAGGATCGTGTCAATAATGTTCATGAGATGTGCAAAGGCGGTATTTGCTGGCACGGTGTCGCTGTCCGGTCGCCCGCTTCTCAGGTTAGGTTTAGACTCCCTCAGCGCTAG
- the LOC133691534 gene encoding endoplasmin homolog produces MDIIINSLYSNKALDKIRFLSLTDEDVLGEGDNARLEIQIKLDIEKKILSIRDRGIGMMKEDLIKNLGTIAKSGTSAFVEKMQSSEDLNLIGQFGVGFYSVYLAADYVEVPSKHNEDKQ; encoded by the exons ATGGATATTATTATCAACTCTCTTTACAGCAACAAA GCGCTTGATAAAATAAGGTTTCTGTCGCTAACGGACGAAGACGTTTTGGGTGAAGGAGACAATGCCAGGCTTGAAATTCAG ATTAAGTTggatatagaaaagaaaattctttcGATTCGCGACAGAGGTATAGGTATGATGAAGGAGGATTTGATCAAGAATTTGGGTACCATAGCCAAGTCAGGAACTTCAG CATTTGTGGAGAAAATGCAGTCAAGTGAGGACCTTAATTTGATTGGACAGTTTGGGGTTGGGTTCTACTCTGTATATCTTGCTGCTGACTATGTTGAAGTCCCTAGCAAGCATAATGAAGACAAGCAGTAA
- the LOC133691484 gene encoding thaumatin-like protein 1 yields MDRIFTSSALHITLILLTICKGLSGATFTFINRCGYTVWPGILSNAGSTPLESTGFELPQGGSRSFQAPPNWSGRFWGRTGCTFDPNTGQGTCLTGDCSSNQIECNGKNANPPATLAEFTVGSGVLDFYDVSLVDGYNLPMIVEPNGGSGSCLSTGCVTDMNQQCPTELRADSGQACKSACEAFGSPEYCCSGAYGSPDTCKPSVYSEMFKAACPRSYSYAYDDATSTFTCTGADYVITFCPSLTSQKSARGNSPPASTTNGSETVSGDGPVGMDTSWLPNFLSGDSPNALSCSVWQFTLILSTISCLFLSLVH; encoded by the exons ATGGATCGCATCTTCACCAGTTCTGCTCTTCACATCACTCTCATTTTGCTCACAATCTGCAAAG GGCTATCAGGGGCTACATTTACATTCATAAACAGATGTGGCTACACAGTGTGGCCAGGCATTCTATCCAATGCAGGCAGCACTCCATTGGAAAGCACGGGATTTGAACTTCCACAAGGTGGATCACGATCCTTCCAGGCACCTCCAAATTGGTCAGGTCGGTTCTGGGGCAGAACGGGTTGCACATTTGACCCAAATACCGGTCAGGGTACCTGCCTAACAGGTGATTGCAGCTCAAACCAAATTGAATGCAATGGTAAAAATGCAAACCCACCAGCCACTCTAGCAGAATTCACAGTCGGATCAGGTGTACTGGATTTTTACGATGTTAGTTTAGTTGATGGATACAATCTACCCATGATCGTCGAACCGAATGGCGGGTCAGGTAGTTGCTTGTCGACCGGGTGTGTAACAGATATGAACCAGCAATGCCCAACTGAATTACGGGCCGATTCAGGGCAGGCCTGTAAGAGTGCATGTGAAGCCTTTGGGAGTCCGGAGTACTGTTGCAGCGGCGCGTATGGATCACCGGACACATGTAAGCCGTCGGTTTACTCAGAGATGTTTAAGGCCGCGTGTCCGAGATCATATAGCTATGCTTATGATGATGCCACTAGCACATTTACATGTACAGGAGCAGATTATGTTATCACATTCTGCCCTTCATTAACAAG TCAAAAATCTGCAAGAGGCAATTCTCCACCAGCAAGCACAACAAATGGGTCTGAGACAGTATCGGGCGATGGGCCAGTAGGAATGGACACTTCATGGCTGCCAAACTTTCTCAGTGGGGACTCGCCAAATGCCCTATCTTGTTCTGTTTGGCAATTTACCTTGATTCTTTCTACAATTTCCTGTCTTTTCCTCTCTTTGGTTCATTAA